From Nitratidesulfovibrio vulgaris str. Hildenborough, a single genomic window includes:
- a CDS encoding methyl-accepting chemotaxis protein, with protein MGIRQKLFLPFALAVFILGAGAYWVLSGELHALKSVFLERIAESKSSELAQNVELLGTQALEQASLFSALPVVQEAYAIAMSGNIADERDAKGQEARELLRRELKGHLQSFEAINGRKFKLHFHLPNGRSLVRLWSAKQVKRDGQGVDVSDDISTFRQTVVEVNRSGQPRKGIEVGRGGFDVRGVSPVRDASGKQIGSVEVLVEFAPLLEVASRGQGEDLMLFMNTSLQDIANGMSDRSKHPLVGSDFMLATGNPKSPAFAKVSPQLLTAGRTGVHVEDEGGTALMSFPVKDYKGEQVGVFVFVMDNSAAAAIFDTFAKVMLVALLALLVVPGIIFSTLLTRVVVRPVGNVVRLIRDITEDRANLNDRLADTDSGEVGELCRWFNRLMGKIEDILCSVEGYKNIVNAIPDPVFAVDDDYNILLANNAVARLAGKTDGEQVRGMRCSSIFNTSVCGTDRCPICQARTKQGRYEAEIIELNIHGKSRWIRPYGDILHDCHGQRAGYLEVASDVTELYRKETELKGHMSRMQAVNTEVVEVASQVAEASASIEEQTRQVLSSADSQRHLIAESVGAIGQMNDTIMEVARSAALASQQAGSGQTKAQEGSRIVSDAVQAIGTVSQLSGVLRTNLTELGGQAESIGQIMNVISDIADQTNLLALNAAIEAARAGEAGRGFAVVADEVRKLAEKTMNATQEVRRSIETIQSGAARNISSMEEVASAVGQATVLAERSGTALREIVALVNDTSSQVTAIATAAEEQSASSEEIKRSVEQVSALSEETAQRMEDAARAVNDLTGLAQRLGHLSRS; from the coding sequence ATGGGTATCAGACAGAAACTGTTTCTTCCGTTTGCGTTGGCAGTGTTCATCCTTGGGGCAGGTGCCTACTGGGTGCTCTCAGGTGAACTTCATGCTCTCAAAAGTGTCTTTCTTGAACGCATAGCCGAATCGAAATCGAGCGAACTTGCCCAGAATGTCGAGCTTCTCGGCACGCAAGCACTGGAGCAGGCTTCGCTTTTCTCCGCGTTGCCCGTCGTGCAGGAGGCCTATGCCATCGCCATGTCGGGGAACATCGCCGACGAGCGTGATGCCAAAGGCCAAGAGGCGCGTGAACTGCTGCGCCGTGAACTCAAGGGGCACCTTCAGTCGTTCGAGGCGATCAACGGGCGCAAGTTCAAGCTGCATTTCCACCTGCCCAACGGGCGTAGCCTCGTGCGCCTGTGGTCGGCGAAGCAGGTCAAGCGCGACGGTCAGGGGGTGGACGTTTCCGACGACATCTCGACGTTCAGGCAGACCGTGGTCGAGGTCAACCGAAGCGGTCAGCCGCGCAAGGGCATCGAGGTCGGGCGCGGCGGTTTCGACGTGCGTGGCGTTTCTCCGGTGCGTGATGCCTCCGGGAAGCAGATAGGTTCCGTCGAAGTGCTGGTGGAGTTCGCGCCCTTGCTCGAAGTCGCATCGCGCGGGCAAGGCGAGGACCTTATGCTCTTCATGAACACCAGCCTGCAGGACATCGCCAACGGGATGTCGGACAGGTCCAAGCACCCTCTGGTCGGCAGCGACTTCATGCTGGCCACGGGCAACCCGAAATCACCCGCGTTCGCCAAGGTCTCGCCGCAACTGCTGACGGCGGGACGCACCGGCGTCCACGTCGAGGATGAAGGCGGAACCGCGCTGATGTCGTTCCCCGTGAAGGACTACAAGGGTGAACAGGTCGGCGTGTTCGTCTTTGTCATGGACAACTCGGCTGCGGCAGCCATCTTCGATACCTTCGCCAAGGTGATGCTCGTGGCGTTGCTTGCCCTTCTCGTCGTGCCCGGCATCATCTTCTCCACCTTGCTCACCCGCGTCGTGGTCAGACCTGTGGGCAACGTGGTGCGGCTCATCCGTGACATCACCGAAGACAGGGCCAACCTGAACGACAGGCTCGCCGATACCGATTCCGGCGAGGTTGGCGAACTGTGCCGCTGGTTCAACCGGCTCATGGGCAAGATAGAGGACATCCTCTGTTCTGTGGAAGGGTACAAGAACATCGTCAATGCCATCCCCGACCCCGTCTTCGCCGTCGATGACGACTATAATATCCTGCTGGCCAACAACGCCGTCGCAAGGCTTGCAGGAAAGACGGATGGCGAACAGGTACGCGGCATGCGGTGCAGTTCCATCTTCAACACGTCGGTGTGCGGCACCGACAGGTGCCCCATCTGCCAGGCACGAACCAAGCAGGGGCGCTACGAGGCCGAAATCATCGAACTCAACATCCACGGGAAGAGCCGCTGGATTCGTCCGTATGGCGATATCCTACACGATTGCCACGGGCAACGGGCAGGTTACCTCGAGGTGGCCAGTGATGTGACGGAACTCTATCGCAAGGAGACCGAACTCAAGGGGCACATGTCGCGGATGCAGGCGGTCAACACCGAGGTCGTCGAAGTGGCTTCGCAGGTCGCCGAGGCCTCGGCCAGCATCGAGGAACAGACGCGACAGGTGCTTTCGAGTGCCGATTCGCAGCGGCACCTCATCGCCGAGAGCGTGGGGGCCATAGGCCAGATGAACGACACCATCATGGAGGTGGCCCGCAGCGCCGCACTCGCTTCGCAACAGGCCGGAAGCGGACAGACCAAGGCGCAGGAGGGGTCGCGTATCGTGAGCGACGCGGTGCAGGCCATCGGCACGGTCAGTCAGCTTTCGGGCGTGTTGCGGACCAACCTCACCGAGTTGGGCGGGCAGGCCGAATCCATCGGGCAGATCATGAACGTCATCTCCGACATCGCCGACCAGACCAACCTGCTGGCGCTCAACGCCGCCATCGAAGCGGCGCGGGCGGGTGAAGCCGGAAGGGGATTCGCCGTCGTCGCGGACGAGGTTCGCAAGCTTGCCGAGAAGACCATGAATGCCACGCAAGAGGTGCGCCGTTCCATCGAGACCATCCAGAGTGGTGCGGCCCGCAACATCTCCAGCATGGAGGAGGTCGCCAGCGCCGTCGGTCAGGCCACGGTACTGGCTGAACGCTCGGGTACGGCCTTGCGGGAGATCGTCGCACTGGTCAACGACACTTCGTCGCAGGTGACGGCCATCGCCACCGCTGCCGAGGAACAGTCGGCTTCGAGTGAGGAGATAAAGCGCAGCGTGGAGCAGGTGAGTGCCCTTTCCGAGGAGACGGCGCAACGGATGGAGGATGCCGCCAGGGCAGTCAACGACCTGACGGGGTTGGCGCAACGCCTCGGTCATCTCTCCCGCAGCTAG
- a CDS encoding helix-turn-helix domain-containing protein: protein MQKTTFTLGEAAELLSCHKETLRRAIKDGALRAARLGRGYRISRIDLEAFWTAQGGGELFGETVGEDQPVSPAQPREEKRRKEPTGPRQLTLPTS, encoded by the coding sequence ATGCAGAAGACCACCTTCACACTCGGCGAAGCCGCCGAACTGCTCAGTTGCCACAAGGAGACGCTGCGCCGTGCCATCAAGGATGGCGCGTTGCGGGCGGCCCGTCTTGGGCGCGGCTATCGCATTTCGCGTATCGACCTTGAGGCGTTCTGGACAGCTCAAGGCGGTGGCGAGCTTTTCGGAGAAACGGTTGGCGAAGACCAGCCCGTCTCCCCTGCGCAACCGCGTGAGGAGAAACGGCGCAAGGAACCGACCGGGCCACGGCAACTGACCCTGCCCACATCCTAG
- a CDS encoding isoamylase early set domain-containing protein: MSISKKFLKTRPVCKVRFVLPSSQCEGVETVCLVGEFNGWNEQRNPMKRGRDGSFSVEVELETGREYRFRYLLDGCRWANDSDADGYEYCPFANADNALVSV, encoded by the coding sequence GTGTCCATCAGCAAGAAATTTCTCAAGACCCGCCCCGTATGCAAGGTGCGCTTCGTACTTCCCTCTTCGCAATGCGAAGGGGTGGAGACCGTGTGTCTTGTCGGTGAGTTCAACGGCTGGAACGAACAGCGCAATCCCATGAAACGTGGTCGTGACGGAAGCTTCAGCGTCGAGGTCGAACTTGAGACCGGGCGTGAATACCGTTTCAGGTATCTTCTCGACGGGTGTCGCTGGGCGAACGACAGCGATGCAGACGGCTACGAATACTGCCCCTTCGCCAATGCCGACAACGCGCTTGTGAGTGTATAG